From Paenarthrobacter sp. A20:
TGGCATCAGTGCCGCAGCGGCCGTCCGCCGGGCGGCGCCTTCGTGCCGGGTCCTCATGGTCACCACGTTCGGCCGGCCGGGCTACCTCAAGAGGGCCATGCAGGCCGGAGCGTCGGGCTTCGTGGTCAAGGACACGCCTGCGCGCCAGCTGGCTGAGGCGGTCAGGCGCGTGCACCGCGGACTGCGCGTAGTGGATCCCGTCCTCGCCGCGGAGTCGTTGACTTCCGGCGACAGCCCGCTGACCGAACGTGAGGCGGACGTGCTTCGGGCAGCGTCCGACGGCGGCACCGTGGCAGACATTGCCAAGGCCGCGATGCTCTCCGAGGGGACAGTACGGAACTACCTCTCCGCGGCCATGGCCAAGACAGGCGGAAGGACCAGGGCGGAGGCGGTCCGGTTGGCCGCGGACAATGGCTGGCTTCTCTAGGGTTTCCCGCCGATTTGCCCGCATTTGCAACAATGGATGGGTGACTGTAGTAGCGACGCCCCCTGCACCAAAGCTCGAGCTCCCGCCATTGAAGCTCGGTGGGATCACCGTGGACACCCCGGTAATCCTCGCCCCCATGGCGGGCATCACCAACTCTGCCTTCCGCAGGCTCTGCCGTGAATACGGCGGCGGCATGTACGTGGCCGAGATGGTGACCTCGCGTGCCCTCGTGGAGCGGACGCCGGAATCGCTGCGCATCATCTCCCACGATGAGGACGAGAAAGTCCGATCGGTGCAGCTCTACGGCGTGGATCCCGTGACGGTTGGTGCCGCAGTGCGCATGCTCGTGGAAGAAGACCGGGCAGATCACATCGACCTTAACTTTGGGTGCCCAGTGCCCAAAGTCACCCGACGCGGCGGCGGCTCTGCCCTGCCGTGGAAGATCGACCTCTTTACGTCCATCGTGAACACAGCAGTCAAGGAAGTGTCCAAGGGCGGCATCCCGCTGACCATTAAGATGCGCAAGGGCATCGATGAGGACCACCTGACGTACCTCGACGCCGGCCGCATCGCCCGCGACGCCGGAGTGGCCGCCGTCGCACTGCACGGCCGAACCGCCGCGCAGTTCTATTCCGGCCAGGCCGACTGGTCCGCCATTGCCCGCCTCCGCGAGGCATTGCCCGACATCCCGGTGCTGGGCAACGGCGATATCTGGTCCGCTGAGGACGCTGTCCGCATGGTCCGGGAAACCGGCGTGGACGGCGTCGTCGTCGGCCGTGGTTGCCAGGGGCGCCCGTGGCTGTTCGGTGACCTGCAGGCCGCCTTCGAAGGCAGCGACCAGCGACACCGCCCGGGCCTGCGTGAAGTAGCCGAGGGCGTTTACCGGCACGCCGAACTGATGGTGGAGACCTTCGGGAACGACGAATACAAAGCGCTCCGCGAGATCCGCAAGCACATGGCCTGGTACTTCAAGGGCTACGTGGTGGGCGGGGAACTGCGTG
This genomic window contains:
- a CDS encoding response regulator — protein: MTIRLVIADDQALVRGALAALLGLEPDIEVVAELGDGTGVADAVVEYAADVAMLDVEMPGLDGISAAAAVRRAAPSCRVLMVTTFGRPGYLKRAMQAGASGFVVKDTPARQLAEAVRRVHRGLRVVDPVLAAESLTSGDSPLTEREADVLRAASDGGTVADIAKAAMLSEGTVRNYLSAAMAKTGGRTRAEAVRLAADNGWLL
- the dusB gene encoding tRNA dihydrouridine synthase DusB is translated as MTVVATPPAPKLELPPLKLGGITVDTPVILAPMAGITNSAFRRLCREYGGGMYVAEMVTSRALVERTPESLRIISHDEDEKVRSVQLYGVDPVTVGAAVRMLVEEDRADHIDLNFGCPVPKVTRRGGGSALPWKIDLFTSIVNTAVKEVSKGGIPLTIKMRKGIDEDHLTYLDAGRIARDAGVAAVALHGRTAAQFYSGQADWSAIARLREALPDIPVLGNGDIWSAEDAVRMVRETGVDGVVVGRGCQGRPWLFGDLQAAFEGSDQRHRPGLREVAEGVYRHAELMVETFGNDEYKALREIRKHMAWYFKGYVVGGELRAKLATVPTLEVLREYLDELDMDSPYPGVDSEGPRGRAGSPKKPALPKDWLVSRQLNAEQSAEISAAELDVSGG